A window from Aliamphritea hakodatensis encodes these proteins:
- a CDS encoding NRDE family protein, which yields MCLIVFAYRQHPTYNLILVANRDEQYARPTQSLHLWGSPAGIIAGRDSLHSGTWLGIARNGHFSAITNHRNGLHTASSNPSRGLLTTGFLSSSVSAHRYASDVIQTTVPYDGFNLMVADSSGLFYASNVTNKCQQLSPGIFGISNAQLDTDWPKTRHQKQRLAEIVQTPAPDPQTLIRMMADPQRYPDKRLPDTHVGIEIERALSSSFIKLEHYGTRATTVILQDYQGRTRIIEQNYDATGAIEQIEFELVIPPFGSLKNTAEPVTDSTGKAPIP from the coding sequence ATGTGCCTGATTGTTTTCGCCTACCGGCAACACCCGACATACAACCTGATACTGGTTGCCAATCGTGACGAGCAATACGCAAGACCCACACAGTCACTTCATCTCTGGGGTTCTCCGGCTGGCATCATTGCCGGCCGGGACTCACTGCATAGCGGCACCTGGCTGGGTATTGCCAGAAACGGCCATTTCAGCGCCATTACAAACCACCGCAATGGTTTACACACCGCATCTTCGAACCCGTCCCGTGGCTTACTTACGACAGGATTTCTGAGCTCTTCCGTAAGCGCGCACCGTTATGCCTCAGATGTGATTCAAACAACCGTTCCATACGATGGTTTTAACCTTATGGTAGCGGATTCGTCCGGTCTATTCTATGCCTCAAACGTGACGAACAAATGCCAGCAACTCTCCCCCGGAATTTTTGGCATCAGTAATGCTCAGTTGGATACAGACTGGCCTAAAACCCGCCACCAGAAACAGCGTCTGGCTGAGATCGTTCAGACGCCCGCCCCCGACCCGCAGACACTGATCCGGATGATGGCCGATCCGCAACGCTACCCTGACAAACGGCTACCCGACACCCACGTGGGAATAGAAATCGAAAGAGCACTGTCCAGCAGCTTTATAAAACTTGAGCATTACGGCACCCGGGCCACCACAGTCATCCTGCAGGACTATCAGGGCAGAACCCGTATTATCGAACAGAATTACGATGCCACAGGCGCAATTGAGCAGATTGAGTTTGAATTGGTGATTCCGCCTTTCGGCAGTTTGAAAAATACAGCAGAACCGGTAACAGACAGCACCGGAAAAGCTCCGATACCCTGA
- the ptsP gene encoding phosphoenolpyruvate--protein phosphotransferase has translation MLEALRKIVQEVNSAPDLESVLRVIVRRVQRAVRTDVCSIYLLDPATQRFILKATQGLNKKSVGQASLSRSEGIVGLVGERAEPINLEDASKHRAYSYIQETGEEKFHAFLGVPIIHHRELLGVLVVQQEAIRRFDETEEAFMVTMSAQLAGVIAHAEATGSIGKLNDVKNKGKTDRKFEGVSGCVGVAIGQAVVMTPLADLSGVPDRQAKDIELEKEKFQGALASVRKDIKKVARSLSKRLRSEERELFDVYLRMLDDNALAGEVVTQIENGNWAQGALRKVVEEHVRQFSLMEDPYLRERASDIRDLGRRILTWLQSSAPSLAEIDFPENAILVADELTPAMLGEVPTDKLVGLLSVNGSGNSHAAILARSMGIPTVMGAVDLPYTRIEGMQIILDGFSGRVFVNPSDDLLKCYQDIIDEERQVNADLEGLKELPAETKDGYRMPLWVNTGLVTDVARSLDRGAEGIGLYRTEIPFMIRDFFPSEQDQTETYRRQLEAFAPRPVTMRTLDVGGDKPLPYFPIEEENPFLGWRGIRITLDHPEIFLVQIRAMLRAAEGLDNLRIMLPMVTSVHEVDEAKSLISQAVNELREEGVTVAQPQIGVMVEVPAAVYQVRRFARRVDFISVGSNDLTQYLLAVDRNNPRVANLYMSYHPAVLRALQFIVQEAHKEDVAVSICGEMAADPGGAVLLMAMGYDVLSMNATNLPRVKYTIRHVTIEQASGLLSTILSMDDADKIHLLIRDTLKKWGLGQFTRPTIPD, from the coding sequence ATGCTAGAAGCACTGCGGAAAATAGTACAAGAAGTTAACTCGGCACCGGATCTTGAGTCTGTTTTACGGGTTATCGTTCGACGCGTACAGCGTGCAGTGCGTACTGATGTTTGCTCTATCTATCTGCTTGATCCGGCCACTCAGCGTTTCATTCTGAAGGCGACCCAGGGGCTCAATAAGAAGTCTGTGGGGCAGGCCAGTCTTTCCCGTTCTGAGGGCATTGTCGGGTTAGTCGGTGAGCGGGCTGAACCCATTAACCTCGAAGATGCGTCCAAACACCGGGCTTACAGCTATATTCAGGAAACCGGTGAAGAGAAGTTTCACGCCTTTCTGGGGGTGCCGATTATCCATCACCGTGAGCTGCTGGGGGTATTAGTGGTTCAGCAGGAAGCTATCCGTCGCTTTGATGAGACTGAAGAAGCTTTCATGGTGACTATGTCCGCTCAGCTGGCCGGTGTGATTGCTCATGCCGAAGCGACCGGCTCCATCGGTAAGCTGAATGACGTAAAGAATAAAGGCAAAACTGACCGTAAGTTTGAAGGTGTGTCCGGCTGTGTAGGTGTGGCCATTGGTCAGGCTGTTGTGATGACACCGCTGGCGGACCTGAGCGGTGTGCCGGACCGGCAGGCCAAAGATATTGAGCTGGAAAAAGAAAAGTTCCAGGGGGCGCTGGCGTCAGTCCGCAAAGATATCAAGAAGGTTGCCCGCAGCTTATCCAAACGGTTGCGTTCAGAGGAGCGGGAGCTGTTTGATGTCTACCTGCGGATGCTCGATGACAATGCGCTGGCTGGCGAAGTGGTTACGCAGATTGAAAACGGTAACTGGGCGCAGGGTGCATTACGTAAAGTGGTTGAGGAGCATGTCCGTCAGTTTTCTTTGATGGAAGATCCTTACCTGCGTGAACGGGCCAGTGATATCCGGGATCTTGGTCGCCGGATTCTGACCTGGTTGCAGTCTTCCGCTCCCTCTCTGGCGGAAATTGATTTTCCGGAAAACGCTATTCTGGTCGCCGATGAGCTGACACCTGCCATGTTGGGAGAAGTGCCGACTGATAAGCTGGTGGGCTTATTGTCGGTAAACGGTTCCGGTAATTCCCATGCGGCCATTCTGGCCCGCTCAATGGGCATTCCGACAGTGATGGGGGCGGTGGATCTGCCTTATACCCGTATTGAAGGTATGCAGATCATTCTGGATGGCTTCTCCGGGCGGGTATTTGTTAATCCGTCGGATGATCTGTTGAAGTGCTACCAGGACATTATTGACGAAGAACGTCAGGTTAATGCGGATCTGGAAGGCCTCAAGGAGTTACCGGCAGAAACCAAAGACGGTTACCGGATGCCCTTGTGGGTGAATACCGGTCTGGTGACGGATGTTGCCCGCTCCCTTGACCGGGGGGCAGAAGGTATCGGCCTGTACCGGACAGAAATTCCGTTCATGATCCGTGACTTTTTCCCCAGTGAGCAGGATCAGACCGAGACTTACCGGCGTCAGCTGGAGGCCTTTGCGCCCCGGCCGGTGACAATGCGGACACTGGATGTAGGTGGGGATAAGCCCCTGCCGTACTTCCCGATAGAAGAAGAGAACCCGTTTCTGGGTTGGCGGGGGATCCGTATTACGCTGGATCATCCGGAAATTTTTCTGGTACAGATCCGGGCTATGCTGAGGGCTGCTGAGGGGCTGGATAACCTGCGTATTATGTTGCCGATGGTAACCAGTGTTCATGAGGTGGATGAGGCGAAGTCCCTGATCAGCCAGGCCGTTAACGAGCTGCGTGAAGAAGGGGTTACGGTGGCTCAACCACAGATTGGCGTGATGGTCGAGGTGCCTGCAGCGGTGTATCAGGTGCGGCGTTTTGCCCGGCGGGTAGATTTTATTTCAGTGGGGTCTAATGATTTAACCCAGTACCTGTTGGCGGTCGACCGGAATAACCCACGGGTGGCTAACCTGTATATGTCTTATCACCCGGCGGTATTGCGGGCGTTACAGTTTATCGTTCAGGAAGCGCACAAAGAAGACGTAGCGGTCAGTATTTGTGGTGAAATGGCTGCTGACCCTGGCGGAGCCGTGCTGCTGATGGCCATGGGGTACGATGTGCTGTCGATGAATGCGACGAATCTCCCACGGGTAAAATATACCATCCGGCATGTGACGATCGAGCAGGCCAGCGGCTTGTTATCCACCATTCTGTCGATGGATGATGCCGATAAAATTCACCTGCTGATTCGCGATACTCTGAAAAAGTGGGGGCTGGGGCAGTTTACCCGGCCGACGATTCCCGACTGA
- the rppH gene encoding RNA pyrophosphohydrolase, with protein sequence MIDSDGFRPNVGIILANSMGQVLWARRIGQDAWQFPQGGIDRSETPEQAMYRELKEEIGLSPEDVEIVAVTRGWLRYRLPKRMIRHHSHPVCVGQKQKWFLLRMLSEDSAVSINETATPEFDGWRWVSYWYPLGQVVAFKRDVYRKAMRELSPKLTRLVLDGWL encoded by the coding sequence GTGATTGATTCAGACGGGTTCAGACCGAATGTCGGTATCATTCTGGCAAACTCGATGGGTCAGGTACTTTGGGCAAGACGAATTGGACAAGATGCATGGCAGTTCCCCCAGGGGGGGATTGATCGCTCAGAAACACCTGAGCAGGCGATGTACCGGGAACTCAAAGAAGAGATCGGGTTGTCGCCGGAAGATGTTGAAATTGTTGCGGTGACCCGTGGTTGGCTAAGGTACAGACTACCCAAGAGAATGATTCGGCACCACTCACATCCGGTGTGTGTCGGCCAGAAACAAAAATGGTTTTTACTGCGGATGCTGAGTGAAGACAGCGCTGTCAGTATCAATGAAACAGCGACGCCTGAATTTGATGGCTGGCGCTGGGTTAGCTACTGGTATCCGCTGGGACAGGTAGTGGCCTTTAAGCGTGATGTCTATCGTAAGGCAATGCGCGAACTGTCTCCTAAGCTGACCCGGTTAGTACTGGACGGTTGGCTGTAA
- a CDS encoding histidinol-phosphatase, which produces MALAIFDLDNTLLNGDSDHAWGEFLCEKGIVDTDAYRQANDYFFDQYVAGTLDIEEFLEFALKPLAALEPEQLQSLHQQFMTEKVATMMLPKAAALLQKHKDQGDYTLIITATNRFVTGPIAAELGVDEIIATDPEMIDGRYTGKVAGTPCFQAGKVTRLNSWLKDNPHTLEGSYFYSDSNNDLPLLKLVDHPVAVDADETLTATAEANHWEIISLR; this is translated from the coding sequence GTGGCACTGGCAATTTTTGATCTTGATAACACCCTGTTAAACGGCGACAGCGATCACGCATGGGGGGAATTCCTGTGCGAAAAAGGTATCGTTGATACAGACGCCTACCGTCAGGCTAACGACTATTTCTTTGATCAGTACGTCGCCGGCACGCTGGATATTGAAGAGTTTCTGGAATTTGCGCTGAAGCCTCTGGCAGCACTGGAACCTGAACAGCTGCAAAGCCTGCATCAGCAGTTCATGACTGAAAAAGTCGCCACCATGATGCTACCTAAAGCGGCTGCCCTGCTTCAGAAACATAAGGATCAGGGCGATTACACGCTGATCATTACTGCTACCAACCGTTTCGTCACAGGCCCTATCGCTGCAGAGCTGGGTGTGGACGAAATCATTGCCACCGATCCGGAAATGATCGACGGCCGCTATACGGGCAAGGTAGCTGGCACCCCCTGCTTCCAGGCCGGTAAAGTTACCCGCCTGAACAGCTGGCTGAAAGATAACCCTCACACGCTGGAAGGCAGCTATTTTTACAGCGACTCAAATAACGACCTGCCATTACTGAAGCTGGTTGATCACCCGGTGGCTGTTGATGCTGATGAAACCCTGACTGCAACCGCCGAAGCCAACCACTGGGAAATCATCAGTCTGCGCTGA
- a CDS encoding SDR family oxidoreductase, protein MSEKTVLITGASRGIGAATARLLASQNYNVCLNYLRQTQCAEQLSTELRQQGCNTLLLQADVSQEQQVTEMFRTIDDTFGPLTHLVNNAGILKPQMRLQDMNAARINEILTTNVTSYFLCCREAIARMSAAHGGKGGAIVNVSSVAARTGSPGEYIDYAASKGAIDTLTTGLATELAAEGIRVNGVRPGFIYTDMHRDGGEPARIERLKPAIPMQRGGQPEEVAEAIAWLLSDKASYTTGSFIDLAGGK, encoded by the coding sequence ATGTCAGAAAAAACAGTTTTGATCACTGGGGCGAGCCGCGGCATTGGCGCGGCAACTGCCCGCCTGCTGGCCAGCCAGAACTACAATGTTTGTCTGAATTACCTCCGGCAAACCCAGTGCGCCGAACAGCTCAGTACAGAGCTGCGTCAGCAGGGCTGTAACACTTTGCTGCTGCAGGCCGATGTCAGCCAGGAGCAGCAGGTGACTGAGATGTTCCGCACCATTGACGATACCTTTGGGCCTCTGACTCATCTGGTCAACAATGCCGGCATCCTCAAACCGCAAATGCGCCTGCAGGATATGAACGCCGCCCGCATTAATGAAATCCTCACAACCAATGTCACCAGCTACTTCCTGTGCTGCAGGGAAGCCATTGCACGCATGTCTGCTGCTCACGGCGGAAAAGGCGGCGCCATCGTGAATGTATCCTCTGTTGCCGCCCGCACGGGCTCCCCCGGCGAATACATCGACTACGCCGCCTCCAAGGGCGCGATTGATACTCTGACCACAGGACTGGCAACCGAACTGGCCGCAGAAGGCATCCGGGTGAACGGTGTGCGGCCCGGTTTTATTTATACCGATATGCACCGCGACGGCGGCGAACCCGCACGCATTGAACGCTTAAAACCGGCAATACCCATGCAACGGGGCGGACAACCGGAAGAGGTAGCAGAGGCCATCGCCTGGCTGCTCTCTGATAAAGCCTCCTACACCACAGGAAGCTTCATCGACCTTGCCGGTGGAAAGTAA
- a CDS encoding FAD-dependent oxidoreductase — translation MSKFPSKAKVVIIGQGGIVGASVVHHLIERGWDDIVGIDKSAIPTDIGSTAHASDFCFNTAHDQMTMFTTKYSIDFYEAMGRYERIGGIEVARNGDTERMDELKRRVTSGKAFGNNVRMMSTAEAKEKFPLLEEDVIQGALWDPDAGLVVPRSQTVAGELVEAAEKTGKLTTFANTSCTGLKIEDGRIKGVETERGYIEAEHVVVCAGLWGRLIAEMAGEDLPVMPVDHPLTFFKPFNEFENTGKEIGYPLLRDQGNSAYLRDTGDPKSAEGGQLEWGYYEEKEPRMCHPRDILEKEEARLSPSQRDLELEEVIEPLEKAMELTPILAELGYDEKYSFNGLLQVTADGGPSIGESSNVRGLWYGVSVWVKDGPGTGKVIADWMTDGRTEFDHSSIDVARAYPFQCEEQYIHDRCYESAFKIYNPPVHNREPYTAARGKFRSPFWERENELGGYFMEIVGWERAHGYASNEHLLEEYGDRIPVREAEWDSRHFFRVSNAEHLKMSEDVGMINLSHFAIIDVTGPDAEKLMEYTCVAKVGGDTPIGKGVYTHFLDAVGGVRADLTVLRLGEQHYRVIDGGDAGHRDLVWLKRMAQDMGFNAEVTNETQNYGCLGVWGPNARTVLEKVVDDPASISTENYPFAAVKDIKIGGVDYTFFRISYVGEQGWEIHFKMEDGLALWDAVYAQGVTPVGIETYANSRRLEKSLRLQNADILTEYNLLEVDLARPKVKAAEFFGKDALLAQREREHQPAYLCTLTMNDNIDSAGVARYPVGNCPILDPATGEALIDSEGRRSYTTSIVYGPSIGKNIALGYLPYEYCEKGRELEIEYFGDNYKVTVEAVGYGALYDPENGKPRS, via the coding sequence ATGTCTAAATTTCCGAGTAAAGCCAAGGTCGTTATCATCGGCCAGGGCGGTATTGTTGGCGCGTCAGTCGTCCACCACCTGATTGAGCGTGGCTGGGACGATATCGTTGGTATTGATAAGTCTGCCATCCCAACAGACATCGGCTCTACTGCTCACGCATCTGACTTCTGTTTCAACACAGCTCACGATCAGATGACTATGTTCACAACGAAATACTCTATCGACTTCTATGAGGCGATGGGCCGTTATGAGCGTATCGGTGGTATTGAGGTTGCGCGTAATGGCGATACTGAGCGTATGGATGAACTGAAGCGCCGTGTAACATCCGGTAAAGCTTTCGGTAACAACGTTCGCATGATGAGCACGGCTGAAGCCAAAGAAAAATTCCCGCTGTTGGAAGAAGATGTAATTCAGGGTGCGTTGTGGGATCCGGATGCAGGTCTGGTTGTGCCACGTTCTCAGACTGTTGCCGGTGAACTGGTAGAAGCGGCTGAGAAAACCGGCAAGCTGACGACGTTTGCAAACACATCCTGTACCGGTCTGAAAATTGAAGATGGCCGCATTAAAGGTGTAGAAACCGAGCGCGGTTATATCGAAGCTGAGCACGTTGTTGTATGTGCGGGCCTGTGGGGCCGGCTGATCGCAGAAATGGCGGGCGAAGATCTGCCAGTTATGCCTGTTGACCACCCGCTGACATTCTTCAAGCCGTTTAACGAGTTTGAAAACACGGGTAAAGAAATCGGTTACCCATTGCTGCGTGACCAGGGTAACTCTGCTTACCTGCGTGATACCGGTGACCCGAAGAGCGCCGAAGGCGGTCAGCTGGAATGGGGTTATTACGAAGAGAAAGAGCCGCGCATGTGTCACCCACGTGACATTCTAGAAAAAGAAGAAGCGCGTCTGTCTCCTTCACAGCGTGACCTGGAACTGGAAGAAGTTATCGAGCCGCTTGAAAAGGCGATGGAACTGACGCCTATTCTGGCTGAACTGGGTTACGATGAGAAATACTCTTTCAATGGCCTGTTGCAGGTAACGGCGGATGGCGGTCCTTCGATCGGTGAATCTTCTAACGTCCGTGGCCTGTGGTACGGTGTTTCCGTATGGGTTAAAGACGGTCCGGGTACCGGTAAAGTTATCGCTGACTGGATGACTGATGGCCGTACTGAATTCGACCACAGCAGCATCGACGTTGCACGTGCGTACCCGTTCCAGTGTGAAGAGCAGTACATCCACGACCGTTGCTACGAGTCTGCATTCAAGATTTATAACCCACCTGTTCACAACCGTGAGCCTTACACCGCTGCCCGTGGTAAATTCCGCAGCCCGTTCTGGGAGCGTGAAAATGAGCTGGGCGGTTACTTCATGGAAATCGTTGGTTGGGAGCGTGCGCATGGTTACGCGAGCAACGAGCATCTGTTAGAAGAATACGGCGACCGTATTCCGGTACGTGAAGCTGAGTGGGATAGCCGTCACTTCTTCCGCGTATCTAACGCTGAGCATCTGAAGATGTCTGAAGATGTAGGCATGATTAACCTGTCTCACTTCGCGATCATCGATGTTACCGGTCCGGATGCTGAGAAGCTGATGGAATACACCTGTGTCGCTAAAGTAGGTGGCGATACCCCGATTGGTAAGGGTGTATACACACACTTCCTGGATGCTGTAGGTGGCGTACGTGCCGACCTGACAGTATTGCGTCTGGGTGAGCAGCACTACCGTGTTATTGATGGTGGTGATGCTGGTCACCGTGACCTGGTATGGCTGAAGCGTATGGCTCAGGATATGGGCTTCAATGCTGAGGTGACTAACGAAACTCAGAACTACGGTTGTCTGGGTGTATGGGGCCCTAACGCCCGTACAGTTCTGGAAAAAGTAGTTGATGATCCTGCGTCTATCAGCACTGAAAACTACCCGTTCGCAGCAGTTAAAGACATCAAGATCGGTGGCGTTGACTATACCTTCTTCCGTATTTCTTACGTAGGTGAGCAGGGCTGGGAGATCCACTTCAAGATGGAAGATGGTCTGGCGCTGTGGGATGCGGTATACGCGCAGGGTGTAACCCCTGTCGGTATCGAGACTTACGCGAACAGCCGTCGTCTTGAGAAGAGTCTGCGTCTGCAGAACGCTGATATCCTGACTGAATACAACCTGCTGGAAGTTGACTTGGCCCGTCCTAAGGTTAAGGCTGCGGAATTCTTCGGTAAGGATGCACTGCTGGCTCAGCGTGAGCGTGAGCATCAGCCGGCGTACCTGTGTACACTGACAATGAACGACAACATCGATTCTGCCGGTGTTGCCCGTTATCCGGTCGGTAACTGCCCGATTCTGGATCCTGCGACAGGTGAGGCGCTGATCGACTCTGAAGGTCGTCGCTCTTACACTACCAGTATTGTGTATGGTCCAAGCATTGGTAAGAACATTGCGCTGGGTTACCTGCCATACGAGTATTGCGAAAAAGGCCGTGAGCTGGAAATCGAATACTTCGGTGATAACTATAAGGTAACTGTTGAAGCTGTAGGTTACGGTGCACTGTACGATCCGGAGAACGGCAAGCCACGTTCTTAA
- a CDS encoding aminotransferase-like domain-containing protein, whose amino-acid sequence MSASRYKQLVDQFAARIHSGQLEPGTRLPTHRQLAKDNNMALVTASRVYAELEKMGLVSGETGRGTFVRDISVPAGHGVDQQPVADGVLDLNFNSPSLPSQTRLLRNSLRDLSLAGDLEALLHYQPHAGRWHERAIVAEFLKCRGVQAETEQVLIVSGAQHGLACTVMGLLNPGDVVAADALIYPGFKVVSETHRLELTPLALGRRSPDLDALEAVCQQRKVRAVYSMPTLHNPMGWVLDLAWRQRLVRIARQYDLLIIEDAAYALHVEDAPPPLASLAPERTVYVSGLSKSVATGLRFGFVVAPPQKVAAIERVIRATTWNTPALVTRMACQWITDGTVAQLEAEKRSDAMQRQQIARQILQGVDYISHPASYLIWLPLPEEARADQIVTELLAVNISVSTAEPYATTEHVPHALRLALGSVALEDLPQALQRVRDVVSLYIY is encoded by the coding sequence ATGTCCGCATCCCGTTATAAACAGCTGGTGGATCAGTTTGCTGCCCGGATACATTCCGGACAGCTGGAGCCCGGCACCCGCTTGCCGACGCATCGTCAACTGGCGAAAGATAACAACATGGCTTTGGTGACGGCCTCAAGGGTGTATGCCGAGCTTGAGAAAATGGGCTTGGTGAGCGGCGAAACGGGACGTGGCACCTTTGTTCGGGATATCTCGGTGCCGGCCGGGCACGGTGTCGATCAGCAGCCGGTTGCCGACGGCGTGCTGGATCTGAATTTTAATTCACCGTCACTGCCAAGCCAGACCCGGCTGCTGCGCAACAGCTTAAGAGATTTGAGCTTGGCGGGAGATCTGGAAGCTTTGCTGCATTATCAGCCCCATGCCGGACGATGGCATGAACGGGCCATCGTGGCGGAATTTCTCAAGTGCCGGGGAGTGCAGGCAGAAACGGAGCAGGTGTTGATTGTCAGCGGTGCTCAGCACGGGCTGGCCTGTACGGTCATGGGATTGCTGAATCCGGGGGATGTGGTAGCAGCCGATGCGCTGATTTATCCGGGCTTTAAAGTGGTGTCGGAAACGCACCGCCTTGAGCTGACCCCGCTGGCGCTGGGCCGTCGCAGCCCTGATCTGGATGCACTGGAGGCCGTGTGTCAGCAGCGAAAGGTGCGGGCGGTGTATAGCATGCCAACCCTGCACAACCCGATGGGATGGGTGCTGGACCTGGCATGGCGGCAGCGTCTGGTGAGGATTGCCCGCCAGTATGATTTGCTGATCATTGAAGATGCTGCCTATGCCTTGCATGTTGAAGATGCGCCGCCACCTCTGGCGTCTCTGGCGCCGGAGCGGACCGTGTATGTTTCCGGGCTGTCAAAAAGTGTCGCGACCGGGTTACGTTTTGGATTTGTGGTGGCCCCCCCGCAAAAAGTGGCAGCGATTGAGCGGGTTATCAGAGCCACCACCTGGAACACGCCGGCGCTGGTTACCCGGATGGCCTGTCAGTGGATTACGGATGGTACCGTGGCGCAGCTGGAGGCGGAGAAGCGCAGCGATGCGATGCAGCGGCAACAGATTGCCAGGCAGATATTGCAGGGCGTTGATTATATCAGTCATCCCGCCTCGTATCTGATCTGGCTGCCTCTGCCGGAAGAGGCCCGCGCTGATCAGATTGTAACTGAACTGCTGGCGGTCAATATATCGGTGTCCACTGCTGAGCCGTATGCAACCACTGAGCATGTGCCTCATGCATTGCGCCTGGCGCTGGGGTCTGTGGCGCTGGAAGATTTACCGCAGGCGCTGCAAAGGGTAAGGGATGTGGTGAGTCTGTATATCTACTGA
- a CDS encoding DJ-1/PfpI family protein, protein MHISILSFDAFNELDSLIALGILNRIQTPGWRVTIAAPTAQVTSMNGVTMHRHISLSEASQADAVIVGSGMKTRDIIQDPEIMSQLQLDPSRQLIGAQCSGALILARLGLLSNIPACTDLTTKPWVQEAGVEVLNQAFFAQDSIATAGGCLASQYLAFWLIARLQGTEAAKEAMHYVAPVGEKEAYVQRAMNNIVNYLPDNTDV, encoded by the coding sequence ATGCATATTTCAATTCTCAGCTTCGATGCATTTAATGAACTTGATTCACTGATTGCGCTGGGCATTCTTAACCGGATTCAGACACCCGGCTGGCGGGTCACCATTGCAGCCCCCACTGCACAGGTGACATCCATGAATGGGGTCACCATGCACCGCCACATATCTCTCAGCGAAGCAAGTCAGGCAGACGCAGTGATTGTCGGCAGCGGTATGAAGACCCGCGACATTATTCAGGACCCTGAAATCATGTCGCAATTGCAGCTGGACCCGTCTCGCCAGCTCATCGGCGCACAATGTTCCGGCGCGCTGATACTTGCCAGACTGGGTTTACTCAGCAATATTCCCGCCTGCACAGACCTGACCACCAAACCCTGGGTGCAGGAAGCCGGGGTTGAGGTGCTCAATCAGGCATTTTTTGCACAGGACAGTATCGCCACCGCCGGCGGATGTCTGGCATCACAATATCTGGCTTTCTGGCTGATTGCCCGGTTACAGGGAACTGAAGCAGCAAAAGAAGCGATGCATTACGTTGCCCCGGTCGGTGAGAAAGAAGCGTACGTGCAAAGGGCAATGAACAACATTGTGAACTATTTACCGGACAACACTGACGTGTGA